One window from the genome of Echinicola vietnamensis DSM 17526 encodes:
- the rsgA gene encoding ribosome small subunit-dependent GTPase A, whose protein sequence is MEQKGRVIKSTGSWYEVETEKGPIRARLRGKFKQDDLKLTNPIAVGDFVLLAKEINQESAVISSILPRENYIIRKSTRKQNFSHILASNIDQAFLVVTLKQPRTSLGFIDRFIVSTESFRIPTTIVVNKMDLVKKEKDKEFLQDIHDIYEPLGYPVVEISALDDEGLQEVFLPKLSGKTTLLSGHSGVGKSSLLNKIIPSASQTTKEVSSFTSKGVHTTTFAEMFPLEGGGYLIDTPGIKEFGILDIDDQELSHYFVEMRKYLGQCKYNNCKHLNEPGCKVLEVLEEGYIHPYRYDSYVKILHEEDTFR, encoded by the coding sequence ATGGAGCAAAAAGGAAGGGTAATAAAGAGTACGGGAAGCTGGTACGAGGTAGAGACGGAAAAGGGACCGATTCGGGCTCGGTTAAGGGGGAAGTTCAAGCAGGACGACCTTAAGCTTACCAATCCGATAGCAGTAGGTGATTTTGTGCTATTGGCTAAGGAAATCAATCAAGAGAGTGCGGTGATCTCCAGTATTTTGCCCCGGGAAAACTACATCATCAGGAAGTCTACTCGAAAGCAAAACTTTTCCCACATTTTGGCTTCCAATATTGATCAGGCATTCTTGGTGGTGACGTTGAAGCAGCCGCGGACCTCCTTAGGGTTTATCGATCGGTTTATCGTAAGCACGGAGAGTTTTAGGATTCCCACGACCATTGTGGTAAATAAAATGGACTTGGTCAAGAAGGAAAAGGACAAGGAATTCCTTCAGGACATCCATGATATTTATGAGCCATTGGGATATCCCGTGGTGGAAATTTCTGCCCTCGATGATGAAGGGCTCCAGGAGGTGTTTTTGCCGAAGTTGTCCGGGAAGACCACTTTGCTCTCGGGGCATTCTGGAGTGGGCAAGTCCTCTTTGCTGAACAAGATCATTCCGTCTGCTTCCCAGACGACCAAGGAGGTGTCCTCTTTTACCTCAAAAGGAGTGCATACCACTACCTTTGCAGAAATGTTTCCGCTGGAAGGTGGAGGTTACCTGATCGATACACCGGGGATCAAGGAATTTGGGATTCTGGATATCGATGACCAAGAGCTTTCGCATTATTTTGTGGAAATGAGAAAATACTTGGGGCAGTGCAAGTATAACAATTGCAAGCACCTTAATGAACCCGGCTGTAAGGTTTTGGAGGTGCTGGAAGAGGGATATATTCACCCTTACCGGTACGATAGTTATGTCAAAATCTTACATGAAGAGGATACTTTCCGGTAA
- a CDS encoding NADP-dependent isocitrate dehydrogenase, translating into MTTTKTPKILYTLTDEAPALATYSLLPIIKSFTDSAGVVVETRDISLSGRIIANFPEYLKEDQRIGDALAELGEIAKTPEANIVKLPNISASIPQLKAAIKELQEKGYALPDYPDEPKDQEEKGVKAKYDKIKGSAVNPVLREGNSDRRAPQAVKQFARNNPHSMGEWSADSKSHVASMSEGDFYGSEQSLTMSEAGTVKIQLEAGDGTVTVLKEGLELQEGEVIDSSVMSVKKLQAFLAEQKADAKAKGILFSLHMKATMMKVSDPIIFGHAVKVFFAPVFEKHAATIKKLGVDVNNGFGDLVSALEKLPADKRKEIEADIEACLADSPDLAMVNSHKGITNLHVPSDVIIDASMPAMIRSSGQMWNKNDALQDTKAIIPDRSYAGVYQETIDFCKQHGAFDPTTMGSVPNVGLMAQKAEEYGSHDKTFEAAADGAIKVLNAAGETLMEHKVEKGDIFRMCQTKDAPIQDWVKLAVNRARSSNTPAVFWLDEHRAHDAQLIQKVNQYLPQHDTEGLDIRILSPVEATRFSLERIKDGKDTISVTGNVLRDYLTDLFPILELGTSAKMLSIVPLMNGGGLFETGAGGSAPKHVQQFVEEGHLRWDSLGEFLALAVSLEHLGETFDNNRAIVLGKTLDTATGKFLENGKSPSRKVNELDNRGSHFYLAMYWAEALANQDEDAALKEIFTKVAKAMIEKEEQVIAELNGAQGSPVDIGGYFKPAEDKTSKAMRPSQTLNGILEMVVASV; encoded by the coding sequence ATGACCACTACAAAAACACCGAAGATCCTTTATACGCTGACTGATGAAGCACCAGCTTTGGCAACCTATTCTTTGTTGCCGATCATTAAATCATTTACTGATTCAGCTGGTGTGGTTGTGGAGACCAGGGACATTTCCCTTTCGGGCAGGATCATCGCTAATTTTCCAGAATACCTCAAAGAGGACCAGCGCATTGGTGATGCTTTGGCGGAGCTTGGTGAAATCGCCAAAACACCGGAGGCCAATATTGTGAAGCTTCCCAATATCAGTGCATCCATTCCGCAATTAAAAGCGGCAATCAAGGAGTTGCAGGAAAAAGGATATGCCTTGCCTGATTATCCTGATGAGCCGAAGGACCAGGAAGAAAAAGGTGTCAAAGCCAAATACGATAAGATTAAAGGAAGTGCGGTAAACCCGGTCCTTAGGGAGGGAAATTCCGATCGTCGGGCGCCACAGGCGGTCAAGCAGTTTGCTCGAAACAATCCCCACAGCATGGGCGAGTGGAGTGCAGATTCTAAATCACACGTGGCCAGCATGTCCGAAGGGGACTTTTATGGCAGTGAGCAGTCTTTGACCATGTCTGAAGCCGGAACCGTAAAGATCCAGTTGGAAGCCGGCGATGGTACCGTTACCGTTCTTAAGGAAGGATTGGAGCTCCAAGAAGGAGAGGTGATCGATTCTTCTGTAATGAGCGTCAAAAAGCTGCAAGCCTTTTTGGCAGAACAAAAGGCGGACGCCAAAGCCAAGGGGATTTTGTTCTCCCTGCACATGAAAGCGACCATGATGAAGGTGTCCGATCCGATCATCTTTGGGCATGCAGTGAAAGTGTTCTTTGCCCCCGTGTTTGAAAAGCATGCGGCTACGATCAAGAAGCTTGGCGTGGATGTGAACAATGGTTTTGGTGACTTGGTGAGCGCATTGGAAAAACTTCCAGCGGACAAAAGAAAAGAAATTGAAGCCGATATAGAGGCCTGCTTGGCTGATAGTCCTGATTTGGCCATGGTAAATTCCCATAAAGGAATTACCAACCTTCATGTGCCAAGTGATGTGATCATCGACGCTTCCATGCCGGCCATGATCCGATCTTCAGGCCAGATGTGGAATAAAAACGACGCCCTTCAGGATACCAAAGCGATCATTCCAGACCGTTCGTATGCGGGCGTGTACCAAGAGACCATTGATTTCTGTAAGCAACATGGTGCTTTCGATCCGACCACCATGGGAAGTGTTCCCAATGTGGGCTTGATGGCGCAGAAAGCAGAAGAGTACGGTTCCCACGATAAGACGTTCGAAGCGGCTGCTGATGGGGCTATTAAAGTATTGAATGCCGCAGGGGAGACCCTTATGGAGCACAAGGTAGAAAAAGGCGATATCTTCAGGATGTGCCAAACCAAAGATGCTCCTATCCAAGACTGGGTGAAGTTGGCAGTCAACCGTGCCCGATCCAGCAACACCCCAGCGGTATTTTGGTTGGATGAGCATAGGGCGCATGATGCGCAATTGATCCAGAAGGTGAATCAATACCTTCCTCAGCACGATACCGAAGGATTGGATATTCGCATTCTGTCTCCAGTGGAGGCTACCCGATTCTCTCTTGAGCGGATCAAGGATGGAAAAGATACCATCTCGGTAACCGGAAACGTGCTTCGGGATTACCTGACCGATCTTTTCCCGATTTTAGAATTGGGCACGTCTGCAAAAATGCTCTCTATTGTGCCATTGATGAATGGTGGGGGCTTGTTCGAAACAGGTGCCGGTGGATCTGCACCGAAGCACGTACAGCAGTTTGTGGAGGAAGGACACTTGAGGTGGGATTCCTTGGGTGAGTTCTTGGCATTGGCCGTGTCATTGGAGCACCTTGGTGAGACCTTTGATAACAACAGGGCCATTGTGCTGGGCAAGACCTTGGATACCGCAACCGGTAAATTCCTTGAAAACGGAAAATCACCTTCCCGTAAAGTCAACGAACTTGACAACAGGGGAAGTCATTTCTACTTGGCCATGTACTGGGCAGAGGCCCTTGCCAACCAAGACGAGGATGCCGCACTGAAAGAGATCTTTACCAAAGTGGCCAAAGCCATGATAGAAAAAGAGGAGCAGGTGATTGCTGAGCTAAACGGTGCTCAAGGAAGTCCTGTGGACATCGGCGGTTACTTCAAACCCGCTGAAGATAAAACTTCCAAGGCCATGCGTCCAAGCCAAACCCTGAACGGGATTTTGGAAATGGTAGTGGCCAGTGTGTAA
- a CDS encoding 3-keto-disaccharide hydrolase gives MKKSILSLSVLGLLASACGSAEKGDTEKESVQEEVAVKTETASQEEWTPLFNGQNLDGWTSYNKETVGPAWKVEDGVLYLDASNKENWQVNGGGDIVTDKVYGNFHLKLDWKISENGNSGIIFLVQELDKYKHSWNTGPEYQLLDNDGHPDGKIEKHRTGDLYDLIKATEEAENPVGEWNTSEIIVNQGKLTFKLNGVTTVETTLWNDSWNELIANSKFKNTEGFGQYQEGKIALQDHGNNVWFKNIMIKEL, from the coding sequence ATGAAAAAATCCATATTATCCCTGTCCGTCCTTGGACTTTTGGCTTCAGCCTGCGGCTCAGCCGAAAAAGGCGACACTGAAAAAGAATCCGTTCAAGAGGAGGTTGCAGTGAAAACCGAAACAGCCTCACAAGAAGAATGGACTCCACTCTTTAACGGCCAAAACCTAGACGGGTGGACCAGCTACAACAAAGAAACCGTAGGTCCTGCCTGGAAAGTAGAAGACGGTGTCCTCTACCTGGACGCTTCCAATAAAGAAAACTGGCAAGTAAACGGTGGTGGCGATATTGTTACTGACAAGGTCTATGGCAACTTCCACCTTAAGCTGGACTGGAAGATTTCCGAAAATGGAAACAGCGGCATCATATTTTTGGTACAAGAACTGGATAAATATAAACATTCCTGGAATACTGGCCCCGAATACCAACTGCTGGACAATGACGGCCATCCGGATGGCAAAATCGAAAAACACCGCACAGGTGACCTTTACGACCTGATCAAGGCTACTGAGGAAGCTGAAAATCCTGTCGGCGAGTGGAACACTTCAGAGATCATCGTTAACCAAGGCAAACTAACCTTCAAGCTCAACGGTGTCACCACCGTGGAGACCACCCTTTGGAACGATAGCTGGAATGAACTTATCGCCAACAGTAAATTCAAAAACACTGAAGGATTTGGTCAATACCAAGAAGGTAAAATCGCCCTTCAAGACCACGGTAACAACGTCTGGTTTAAGAATATTATGATCAAGGAATTGTAA
- a CDS encoding 6-bladed beta-propeller, whose protein sequence is MRIFIKISIFLLLSCGSKKHPNSIPIRQTEVSYPLSKFFSTLTPIKLDESIIVGNIDRLIVSNKYILVLDFDLTKSIKVFDRENGKLLAYKDDFGTGPLEGHHINDIAFRKDTIYALDAYHRKIHLFDPELEKLGTIAIPHPFEGICLRDNAIMGYLNTTTAETVYQLEKNGSKSHKWISNSLLRPHLSDERYFIISNQRTIHYHPFLDTLYQITGKLVEKWHLDFNGQFYPVETFDQETDPLKRLHSFNSFSGYSNLRNGIQISAENVLFRIKHRHIQRYLLIDWKHQKGYVLKELQNDLFPSPSNINFCGANQHFAWYYHTSDELQSFYQLNGKRIPPHKRLISSQTEANPVVFIADFKK, encoded by the coding sequence ATGCGCATTTTTATTAAGATATCAATTTTTCTTCTTTTATCCTGTGGATCCAAAAAACATCCCAACAGCATTCCTATTCGACAAACGGAGGTAAGCTATCCGCTCAGCAAGTTCTTTAGCACACTCACGCCTATAAAACTTGATGAAAGCATCATTGTAGGGAACATCGATAGGTTAATCGTTTCCAATAAATACATTTTGGTACTGGATTTTGACCTGACAAAGTCTATTAAGGTTTTCGACCGCGAAAATGGCAAACTACTTGCCTATAAAGATGATTTTGGAACAGGCCCTCTGGAAGGCCATCACATCAACGATATTGCGTTTCGGAAGGACACGATTTATGCCCTGGATGCATACCATCGGAAAATTCATCTTTTTGACCCCGAGCTCGAAAAATTGGGCACTATCGCAATTCCCCATCCGTTTGAAGGAATCTGTCTTAGGGATAATGCTATCATGGGTTATCTCAATACCACAACCGCTGAAACGGTCTATCAATTAGAAAAAAACGGAAGCAAATCCCATAAATGGATTTCCAATAGTCTTCTACGTCCGCACCTCTCCGATGAACGCTACTTTATCATCAGCAACCAACGCACCATTCATTATCACCCCTTTCTTGATACCCTTTACCAAATCACGGGGAAATTGGTAGAAAAATGGCACCTCGATTTTAATGGTCAGTTTTATCCTGTTGAAACTTTTGATCAGGAGACTGATCCATTGAAAAGGCTACATTCCTTCAATTCCTTTTCAGGATATTCCAACCTACGAAATGGAATTCAGATTTCTGCTGAAAATGTCCTTTTCAGGATCAAGCATCGTCATATCCAAAGGTATCTATTGATCGACTGGAAACACCAAAAAGGCTATGTCTTAAAAGAATTACAAAACGATCTTTTTCCTTCACCTTCCAACATCAATTTTTGCGGGGCTAACCAGCACTTTGCCTGGTATTACCACACGTCAGATGAACTGCAATCATTCTATCAACTGAACGGAAAACGAATCCCACCCCACAAACGCTTGATCTCTTCCCAAACAGAAGCAAATCCTGTGGTCTTTATTGCTGATTTTAAAAAATAA
- a CDS encoding peroxiredoxin has translation MSLVGKKAPLFSAPAVINGEEIVDNFSLEQYVGKQEVIFYFYPKDFTFVCPTEILAFQEKLAEFEKRGVAVVGASCDTEETHLAWLATPKANGGIEGVTYPLVADPAKTIAHNFGVLAGEWNYNEEGELIYEGAPVAFRGSFLIDKEGVVRHETINDLPLGRNIDEMIRLVDALHHVEKHGEVCPANWEEGKEAMKATKEGVSEYLAKN, from the coding sequence ATGTCATTAGTAGGAAAAAAAGCCCCATTATTTAGTGCACCAGCCGTAATCAATGGCGAAGAAATCGTAGATAACTTCTCTTTGGAGCAGTATGTCGGTAAGCAAGAAGTGATCTTCTATTTCTATCCAAAAGATTTCACATTCGTGTGCCCTACAGAGATTTTGGCTTTCCAAGAGAAATTGGCCGAATTCGAAAAAAGAGGTGTAGCGGTAGTGGGCGCTTCTTGCGACACTGAAGAGACTCACCTGGCATGGTTGGCCACTCCTAAGGCTAACGGTGGTATCGAAGGCGTAACCTATCCATTGGTGGCTGATCCAGCCAAGACCATCGCTCATAACTTTGGCGTTTTGGCCGGAGAGTGGAACTACAATGAAGAAGGTGAATTGATCTATGAAGGTGCTCCTGTAGCGTTCAGAGGTTCTTTCTTGATCGATAAAGAAGGTGTGGTAAGACACGAAACCATCAATGACCTTCCACTAGGAAGAAACATCGATGAGATGATCAGATTGGTAGATGCCCTTCACCACGTAGAAAAGCATGGAGAGGTTTGTCCTGCCAACTGGGAAGAAGGTAAAGAAGCCATGAAAGCGACCAAAGAAGGTGTATCTGAATACCTAGCTAAAAACTAA
- a CDS encoding c-type cytochrome, protein MNLSKLASAGAIALAGMAYACGGGSDTKSEETTSAAESAAPKKEMSFDEMYKDNPDYVEGLALVKESDCPSCHMVERKIVGPAYKDVAEKYESTDENIETLAKRVVDGNNGVWGQVPMPAHPGLSEDDAKKMVKYILMLKK, encoded by the coding sequence ATGAACTTGAGTAAATTAGCTAGCGCAGGTGCCATTGCACTTGCCGGTATGGCCTACGCCTGCGGCGGAGGGTCAGACACCAAATCGGAAGAAACCACCAGTGCTGCAGAATCTGCTGCACCAAAGAAAGAAATGAGTTTCGACGAAATGTACAAGGACAATCCTGATTACGTAGAAGGATTGGCCCTGGTAAAAGAATCAGATTGCCCCAGCTGCCATATGGTAGAAAGAAAAATCGTAGGCCCTGCTTACAAAGATGTAGCAGAGAAATACGAAAGTACTGATGAAAACATCGAGACGTTAGCCAAAAGAGTGGTAGATGGAAACAACGGAGTTTGGGGACAGGTCCCCATGCCTGCTCACCCAGGCCTCTCAGAAGACGATGCCAAAAAAATGGTGAAATACATCCTAATGCTTAAGAAATAA
- a CDS encoding 3-deoxy-D-manno-octulosonic acid transferase, with product MSQKTAIDVRSFTGFLLFLGMKVLYDFSVWVFSGMLRMASGGDSKLARLVRGRKPVFDEIAIFREKHHGKVAWFHVASLGEYEQAKPVIARLKQEFPAMAVLVTFFSPSGYENVIKKPQPNVDGVTYLPFDTEGNAKHFLNLVKPSVVFFVKYDLWANFIFEAKKRQVPLFLFSAALRKDQVYFQFYGGFFRKVLKCFDHIYVQNDQTQRLLGEIGVSETTVTGDTRYDNVRAISQSPKQFPEIEALFGQKKVMVIGSAWPEDMEVILPFVNSHEDFHYIIAPHDINDAQIADWQLQIKHPSIKYSELDGASSEGVKVLFIDNIGMLSSLYQYAKVAYVGGAFGKGLHNILEPLAFYIPVLFGKLKKASKFPEGGISQQYGCGFEVEDAAAFEKIILALEAPEAYDQAVNAAEKLVMDNLGSAANIINSVKNTVQWSKKEG from the coding sequence ATGAGTCAGAAAACTGCTATCGATGTAAGGTCGTTTACCGGCTTCTTGCTATTTTTGGGCATGAAGGTGTTATATGATTTTTCGGTTTGGGTTTTTTCCGGAATGCTCAGGATGGCCAGTGGAGGAGACTCCAAATTGGCGCGTTTGGTGAGGGGGAGGAAGCCTGTTTTTGATGAAATAGCCATTTTTCGAGAAAAGCATCATGGAAAAGTAGCTTGGTTTCATGTGGCTTCCCTTGGAGAATATGAACAGGCCAAGCCGGTGATTGCACGATTAAAACAGGAGTTTCCGGCAATGGCGGTTTTGGTGACTTTTTTCAGTCCCAGTGGCTATGAAAATGTCATCAAAAAGCCACAGCCAAATGTGGACGGGGTGACGTATTTGCCTTTTGATACCGAAGGAAATGCCAAGCATTTTTTGAATTTGGTAAAGCCATCGGTGGTGTTTTTTGTAAAGTATGACCTGTGGGCCAATTTTATCTTTGAAGCAAAAAAACGGCAAGTTCCCTTGTTTTTGTTTTCGGCTGCTTTGCGTAAGGATCAGGTTTATTTTCAGTTTTACGGAGGGTTTTTCAGAAAAGTGCTGAAATGCTTTGACCATATCTATGTTCAGAATGACCAGACGCAAAGGTTGTTAGGGGAAATAGGCGTTTCTGAGACGACGGTGACCGGAGATACCCGCTATGATAATGTCCGCGCCATCAGCCAATCTCCCAAGCAATTTCCTGAGATCGAAGCTCTTTTTGGGCAGAAAAAGGTGATGGTGATCGGAAGTGCTTGGCCGGAAGACATGGAGGTGATCCTGCCATTTGTCAATAGTCATGAAGATTTTCACTACATCATCGCACCGCACGATATCAATGACGCCCAAATAGCTGATTGGCAGCTCCAGATCAAGCATCCATCCATAAAGTATTCAGAACTGGATGGGGCCTCGTCGGAGGGGGTGAAGGTGCTCTTTATAGATAATATCGGCATGTTGTCTTCTCTTTACCAGTATGCTAAGGTCGCTTATGTCGGCGGGGCATTTGGAAAAGGGCTGCATAATATTTTGGAGCCATTGGCTTTCTATATACCTGTACTTTTCGGGAAATTGAAAAAGGCCAGTAAATTTCCTGAAGGAGGAATCAGCCAGCAATATGGTTGTGGATTCGAAGTGGAGGATGCTGCAGCATTCGAGAAAATAATCTTAGCTTTGGAAGCGCCCGAGGCCTACGATCAAGCCGTGAATGCAGCGGAGAAACTGGTCATGGATAACCTTGGCAGTGCAGCTAACATCATCAACAGCGTGAAAAATACGGTCCAATGGAGCAAAAAGGAAGGGTAA
- a CDS encoding sugar phosphate isomerase/epimerase family protein — MKTIKGPALFLAQFADDQAPFNSLKSICEWAASIGYKAVQIPSWDGRFMDLKKAAEEPEYANEIKQTVADAGLEISELSTHLQGQLVAVNPAYNELFDAFAPEELKGDLEGKTKWATQQLMYAAKASKNLGLTKHGTFSGALMWHTVYPWPQRPAGLVEAGFEELAKRWLPILDEFDKNGVDLCYELHPGEDLHDGVTFEMFLEKVNQHPRANILYDPSHFVLQCLDYVQFIDFYKDRIKMFHVKDAEFNPTGKQGVYGGYQGWIDRAGRFRSLGDGQVDFNAIFSKLSQYGFDGWAVLEWECAIKHPEAGAIEGAKFISEKIIRVTEKTFDDFASAGTDDALNKKVLGI; from the coding sequence ATGAAGACCATCAAAGGCCCCGCGCTATTTTTGGCGCAATTTGCAGATGACCAGGCACCCTTTAACAGCCTTAAAAGCATCTGTGAATGGGCAGCAAGCATCGGCTACAAGGCCGTACAGATACCTTCTTGGGACGGCAGGTTCATGGACCTTAAAAAAGCTGCTGAAGAACCTGAATACGCAAATGAGATCAAACAAACCGTAGCCGACGCTGGCTTGGAAATCTCTGAATTGAGCACCCATTTACAAGGGCAGTTGGTAGCCGTCAATCCTGCCTACAATGAGCTTTTTGATGCATTTGCACCGGAAGAGCTAAAAGGAGACCTGGAAGGAAAGACCAAATGGGCGACCCAGCAACTGATGTATGCTGCCAAAGCGTCCAAAAACCTGGGCTTGACCAAACACGGCACCTTCAGTGGCGCCTTGATGTGGCATACCGTTTACCCTTGGCCGCAGCGTCCAGCAGGACTGGTTGAGGCTGGATTTGAGGAATTGGCCAAAAGGTGGCTGCCCATTCTGGATGAATTTGACAAAAATGGTGTAGATTTATGCTATGAACTGCACCCAGGGGAAGACCTGCACGACGGCGTGACGTTTGAGATGTTCCTCGAAAAAGTAAACCAGCATCCTCGGGCCAACATCCTTTATGACCCAAGCCACTTCGTATTGCAGTGCTTGGACTATGTTCAGTTCATCGATTTCTACAAAGACAGGATCAAGATGTTCCATGTCAAAGATGCCGAGTTCAACCCAACGGGAAAACAAGGTGTCTATGGTGGCTACCAAGGTTGGATTGACAGGGCCGGGAGGTTCCGTTCCTTAGGAGATGGCCAAGTGGACTTTAACGCTATTTTCAGTAAATTGTCCCAATATGGCTTTGACGGCTGGGCTGTCCTGGAATGGGAATGTGCCATCAAGCATCCCGAAGCAGGAGCCATCGAAGGAGCCAAGTTTATCAGTGAAAAGATCATCAGGGTAACCGAAAAGACCTTTGATGATTTTGCTTCCGCAGGTACCGATGATGCGCTCAACAAAAAAGTGTTAGGAATTTAA
- the panB gene encoding 3-methyl-2-oxobutanoate hydroxymethyltransferase has translation MSVHQSSNIKRITTHVLQEMKTRGEKISMLTAYDFSMAGILDGAGLDIILVGDSASNVMAGHETTLPITLDQMIYHASSVVRAVKRALVVVDIPFGSYQGNSSEALRSAIRIMKESGAHAVKVEGGAEIKESVVRILSAGVPVMGHLGLTPQSIYKFGTYTVRAKEEEEAAKLIADAKVLEECGCFAITLEKIPAQLAKKVAETVSIPVIGIGAGPHVDGQVLVVHDMLGITQEFKPRFLRQYADLRGIMTEAVEGYIKDVKSNDFPNEKESY, from the coding sequence ATGTCTGTACACCAGTCCTCTAATATCAAGCGAATTACCACCCACGTTTTGCAGGAAATGAAGACACGTGGTGAAAAAATTTCCATGTTGACCGCCTATGATTTTTCCATGGCGGGGATTTTGGATGGAGCAGGCTTGGACATCATTTTGGTGGGAGATTCTGCTTCCAATGTGATGGCTGGACATGAAACGACCCTTCCGATTACCTTGGACCAGATGATTTATCACGCTTCTTCAGTGGTGAGGGCGGTTAAGAGAGCGTTGGTGGTCGTGGACATCCCTTTTGGGTCCTATCAAGGCAATTCTTCCGAGGCCCTTCGTTCGGCCATTCGCATCATGAAAGAATCAGGAGCCCATGCGGTGAAAGTAGAAGGAGGGGCAGAAATCAAGGAGTCAGTGGTGCGGATATTGAGTGCCGGGGTGCCTGTGATGGGACATCTGGGCCTTACCCCGCAATCGATTTACAAGTTTGGTACCTATACCGTCAGGGCTAAAGAAGAAGAGGAAGCCGCCAAACTGATTGCAGATGCCAAGGTGTTGGAGGAATGTGGCTGCTTTGCCATTACCTTGGAAAAGATACCTGCCCAGCTTGCCAAAAAGGTAGCGGAAACGGTATCCATTCCCGTTATTGGGATAGGAGCAGGACCTCATGTGGATGGCCAAGTGTTGGTGGTGCATGACATGTTGGGCATTACCCAAGAGTTCAAGCCAAGATTTTTACGGCAATATGCAGACTTACGTGGCATTATGACCGAGGCGGTAGAAGGATACATCAAGGATGTCAAATCCAATGACTTCCCCAACGAGAAGGAGAGTTACTGA
- a CDS encoding phosphoribosyltransferase family protein: protein MSEIKTLVLNHKQIQQKIIRIAYEIYERNAGEQALVFAGVTGMGSVLAGILAEKVREISGLDIQQVEVSLDKFTKKQPAVTVSPAVDLTDKCLVIVDDVLNSGRTLTYVMEPFVKYAVKKIEIAVLVNRSHKKFPVSADYTGYELATTLSENIEVMLDDHDSTVYLQ from the coding sequence ATGAGTGAGATAAAAACATTAGTGTTGAACCATAAGCAAATCCAACAGAAAATCATTCGCATTGCTTATGAAATATATGAAAGGAATGCTGGAGAGCAAGCGTTGGTATTTGCTGGAGTGACAGGTATGGGGAGTGTGTTGGCCGGAATTTTGGCGGAAAAGGTCAGGGAAATATCAGGATTGGACATACAGCAGGTGGAGGTTTCGTTGGATAAGTTCACCAAAAAACAACCAGCGGTCACCGTAAGTCCAGCGGTAGACCTGACGGACAAGTGTCTGGTCATTGTGGATGATGTGTTGAATTCTGGCCGTACGCTTACTTACGTGATGGAGCCTTTTGTGAAATATGCCGTTAAGAAGATCGAAATCGCTGTTCTGGTGAACCGAAGCCATAAGAAGTTTCCCGTATCTGCAGATTATACAGGCTACGAATTGGCCACTACCTTAAGTGAAAACATTGAGGTGATGCTTGACGACCATGATTCCACGGTTTATCTGCAGTAG